In Sedimenticola thiotaurini, the following proteins share a genomic window:
- a CDS encoding chemotaxis protein CheV, producing the protein MAGVLDGVDQRTRLAGRNRLELLLFRLAGEQRFGINVFKVQEVIQCPPLTQLPGSHPVVRGVANMRGKTIPVVDLSHAIGGAPLDSTEGRFVVITEYNCRVQGFLVGSVDRIVNMNWTEILPPPRGAAKESYMTAVTRIDNDLVEIIDVEKVLSEIVALPEEVSEGVIDEEAIDETQHILVADDSAVARKQVKRVLDRLGVMATICNDGKQALDQLKAWSNEGRRVSDFLSLIISDVEMPVMDGYTLTTEIRKDPELANLPVILHTSLSGVFNQSMIEKVGANSFLAKFDPDELARVVQARLKEHKEELKARSSQQA; encoded by the coding sequence ATGGCAGGCGTTCTTGACGGTGTGGATCAACGAACCAGGCTGGCGGGCAGAAACCGGCTGGAACTGCTGCTGTTTCGGCTGGCTGGGGAGCAGCGGTTTGGTATTAATGTGTTCAAAGTGCAAGAGGTTATCCAGTGCCCGCCCCTGACCCAGTTGCCCGGCTCTCACCCGGTAGTACGGGGCGTTGCCAATATGCGCGGCAAAACCATTCCGGTCGTGGATCTCTCCCACGCCATCGGTGGTGCGCCGCTGGATAGTACCGAAGGGCGTTTTGTTGTCATCACTGAGTACAACTGCAGGGTGCAGGGGTTCCTGGTGGGTTCGGTTGATCGAATTGTGAACATGAACTGGACGGAGATTCTCCCGCCCCCCAGGGGTGCGGCGAAAGAGAGTTACATGACGGCCGTCACTCGGATCGATAATGACCTGGTGGAAATCATTGACGTGGAGAAGGTGTTGAGTGAGATCGTCGCCCTGCCCGAGGAGGTGTCCGAGGGTGTGATTGACGAGGAGGCGATCGATGAGACCCAACACATACTGGTGGCTGATGACTCCGCCGTAGCCCGTAAGCAGGTAAAACGGGTACTGGACCGGCTGGGTGTGATGGCCACCATCTGCAACGATGGCAAGCAGGCGTTGGATCAACTCAAGGCATGGAGCAACGAGGGGCGCCGAGTATCTGATTTTCTCTCCCTGATTATTTCGGATGTGGAGATGCCCGTGATGGATGGTTACACTCTGACTACGGAGATCCGCAAGGATCCGGAACTCGCCAATTTGCCGGTTATACTCCATACTTCACTGAGTGGCGTGTTTAACCAGAGCATGATTGAAAAAGTAGGGGCCAATTCGTTCTTGGCTAAATTTGATCCGGACGAGCTGGCCCGTGTGGTCCAGGCGCGTCTTAAGGAGCATAAGGAGGAGTTGAAGGCTCGCTCCTCTCAACAGGCGTAG
- the flgA gene encoding flagellar basal body P-ring formation chaperone FlgA, with protein MSGSISTIRTRHRWSCLLLAWSLVATTATAAQTQSHDSIRQAAEQHVLDQFDQKGQQVNATAKRLDSRLRLAACDEDLETFSPYSRKNISRITVGVRCNAADGWTLYVPVTLSLIKEVVIANRELPSDTILTPADITIEKRDVAKLHRGYLERPQQAVGKIVKRRIRQGAILTPGQLNIQHAVKKGTQVVIVARIGTLVVRMNGKALTNGAIGERIKVKNSSSNRQIEATVIDTGVVKATT; from the coding sequence ATGAGCGGATCAATATCCACAATCAGGACACGGCACCGCTGGTCCTGCCTGCTTCTCGCCTGGTCACTGGTGGCGACAACCGCCACTGCGGCCCAGACGCAGTCCCATGACAGCATACGCCAGGCGGCAGAACAACATGTGCTGGATCAATTTGATCAGAAAGGACAGCAGGTGAACGCTACCGCAAAACGGCTCGACAGCCGGCTACGTCTTGCCGCTTGCGATGAGGACCTGGAGACATTCTCACCCTACAGCCGGAAAAACATTTCCCGGATCACTGTCGGCGTTCGCTGCAATGCGGCAGACGGATGGACGCTCTATGTGCCGGTAACCCTCTCTCTGATCAAGGAGGTGGTAATCGCCAACCGGGAACTGCCAAGCGACACCATCCTCACGCCGGCCGACATCACAATCGAAAAAAGGGATGTGGCGAAACTGCACCGTGGCTATCTTGAACGCCCCCAACAGGCGGTCGGAAAAATTGTGAAACGCCGAATCCGTCAGGGAGCCATCCTGACCCCGGGCCAGTTGAATATTCAACACGCCGTTAAAAAGGGTACCCAGGTGGTCATCGTAGCCCGGATCGGCACCCTGGTGGTCCGCATGAACGGAAAGGCACTGACCAACGGCGCCATCGGCGAGCGGATCAAGGTAAAAAACAGCAGCTCCAATCGACAGATTGAAGCTACCGTTATCGACACGGGCGTGGTCAAGGCCACAACCTAG